Proteins encoded together in one Camelina sativa cultivar DH55 chromosome 9, Cs, whole genome shotgun sequence window:
- the LOC104712385 gene encoding cysteine-rich and transmembrane domain-containing protein A, which translates to MSEAPPQQGYPPKDAYPPPGQPYPQQGYPPQGYPPQQGYPPPYAPQYPPPQQQQQQNSSPGMLEGCLAALCCCCVLDACF; encoded by the exons ATGAGTGAAGCTCCTCCTCAACAAG GTTATCCACCAAAGGACGCTTATCCACCTCCTGGACAACCCTATCCTCAGCAAGGATATCCTCCACAGGGATATCCTCCTCAGCAAGGCTACCCTCCTCCGTACGCACCTCAATACCCACCGCCtcagcaacaacagcagcagaaCAGCAGTCCTGGTATGCTTGAAGGATG CCTTGCTGCTCTGTGTTGTTGCTGTGTCTTGGACGCTTGCTTCTGA
- the LOC104712383 gene encoding triacylglycerol lipase SDP1L-like encodes MDISNEAGVDAFSIIGPTSIIGRTIAYRILFCNSVSIFRHKLYRFLKFFLRGGRVLLSPFVSLLHPRNPQGILAMVMTMAFLLNRYTSLKAKAEMAYRRKFWRNMMRAALTYEEWSHAAKMLDKETPKVNESDLFDVELVRNKLEELKHRRHEGSLKDIIFCMRADLVRNLGNMCNPELHKERLHVPRLIKEYIDEVSTQLRMVCDTDTEELPLEEKLSFMHETRHAYGRTALLLSGGASLGAFHLGVVKTLVEHKLLPRIIAGSSVGSVMCAVVGTRSWPELQSFFEGSWHALQFFDQMGGIFTTVKRVMTQGAVHEIRHLQWKLRNLTNNLTFQEAYDITGRILGITVCSLRKHEPPRCLNYLTSPHVVIWSAVTASCAFPGLFEAQELMAKDRTGEIVPYHPPFNLDPEEGSGESLRRWRDGSLEMDLPMMQLKELFNVNHFIVSQANPHIAPFLRMKEFVRACGGRFAAKLAQLAEMEVKHRCHQVLELGLPLREVASLFAQEWEGDVTIVMPATFSQYLKIIQNPSNVEIQKAANQGRRCTWEKLAVIKANFGIELALDECVAVLNHMRRLKRSAERAAAFSAISSSPPSKHLLAGANRFNASKRIPSWNCIARQNSSGSVDDDVLAEASRLYQHIVVGSGKPSNRTSNLSHAGSEVESPEAEDWTRSGGPLMRTSSAQMFTDYVQNLNAAADPEQTTIGGDSDRAPEVELNAAAASPSSSITVTEGDYLQTGRTHNGFVLNLVRGENLRMNQDLEDSENECETPESVQLESPEKDIIDGNSSASEDGDTSTTAQANLTHE; translated from the exons ATGGATATAAGCAATGAAGCAGGCGTTGATGCGTTCTCAATTATAGGACCCACGTCTATAATCGGTAGAACAATTGCCTACCGGATCTTGTTCTGCAACTCAGTGTCTATATTCAGACACAAACTCTACAGATTTCTCAAGTTTTTTCTCAGAGGAGGCAGGGTTTTACTATCACCGTTTGTGTCCTTACTACATCCCAGGAATCCACAAGGGATATTAGCAATGGTGATGACGATGGCTTTTCTGTTGAATCGCTACACAAGCCTAAAAGCAAAGGCTGAGATGGCTTACAGGAGAAAATTCTGGAGGAACATGATGAGAGCTGCATTGACATACGAGGAATGGTCTCACGCCGCAAAGATGCTTGATAAAGAGACTCCGAAGGTGAACGAGTCAGATCTCTTCGATGTGGAGCTCGTGAGGAATAAGCTTGAGGAGCTTAAGCATAGGCGTCACGAGGGATCTCTAAAAGATATTATCTTCTGTATGAGAGCTGATCTTGTTAGGAATCTCGGTAACATGTGTAACCCTGAGCTTCACAAGGAAAGGCTTCATGTGCCGAGATTAATTAAAGAGTACATCGATGAGGTTTCTACACAGCTCAGGATGGTATGTGACACGGACACTGAAGAGCTTCCTTTGGAGGAGAAACTCTCTTTTATGCATGAAACTAGACACGCGTATGGCAGAACGGCTCTGCTTCTGAGCGGAGGAGCTTCTCTAGGGGCTTTCCATCTTGGTGTGGTGAAGACGCTTGTGGAACATAAGCTCTTGCCGAGAATTATAGCCGGATCAAGCGTGGGATCCGTAATGTGTGCTGTTGTGGGGACAAGGTCATGGCCTGAGTTACAGAGCTTCTTTGAAGGCTCTTGGCATGCTTTGCAGTTCTTTGATCAGATGGGAGGGATTTTCACTACTGTGAAACGGGTTATGACTCAAGGCGCAGTGCACGAGATCCGGCATTTGCAATGGAAGTTGAGGAATCTCACCAACAACCTTACATTCCAAGAAGCTTACGACATAACAGGACGGATTTTAGGGATAACAGTTTGTTCCTTGAGGAAACACGAACCGCCTAGATGTCTCAATTATCTGACTTCTCCTCATGTTGTAATATGGAGTGCAGTGACTGCATCTTGTGCTTTCCCAGGTCTTTTTGAGGCTCAAGAACTCATGGCCAAAGATAGAACTGGAGAGATTGTTCCTTATCACCCACCTTTTAACTTAGATCCTGAAGAAGGCTCAGGAGAATCACTTCGGCGCTGGAGGGACGGTAGTTTGGAGATGGACTTACCGATGATGCAACTCAAAGAGCTTTTCAATGTCAACCATTTCATTGTCAGTCAAGCCAACCCTCACATAGCACCCTTCTTGAGGATGAAAGAGTTTGTTAGAGCTTGTGGAGGTCGATTTGCTGCAAAG CTCGCTCAACTAGCAGAGATGGAAGTGAAGCATAGATGTCATCAAGTACTAGAACTCGGGCTTCCTCTAAGAGAAGTAGCTTCCCTATTTGCTCAAGAATGGGAAGGTGATGTCACTATCGTCATGCCAGCTACTTTTTCTCAG TACTTAAAGATCATACAGAACCCTAGCAATGTAGAGATTCAAAAGGCGGCAAATCAAGGAAGGAGATGCACCTGGGAGAAACTAGCAGTCATCAAAGCAAACTTCGGGATCGAACTAGCACTCGACGAGTGCGTCGCCGTTCTTAACCACATGCGCCGCCTTAAACGCAGCGCTGAAAGAGCCGCTGCTTTCTCAGCCATCTCTTCCTCCCCACCATCTAAACATCTCTTAGCCGGAGCCAACAGATTCAACGCCTCTAAACGAATCCCTTCCTGGAACTGCATAGCTCGTCAGAACTCATCCGGATCCGTCGACGATGATGTGCTCGCCGAAGCTTCACGGTTATACCAGCACATCGTGGTTGGATCCGGGAAGCCTAGTAATCGAACCAGCAACTTAAGCCACGCAGGAAGCGAAGTAGAATCTCCAGAAGCTGAAGACTGGACGAGATCTGGTGGACCGTTGATGAGGACGTCGTCAGCCCAGATGTTCACTGACTACGTCCAGAATCTCAACGCCGCCGCTGATCCTGAACAGACGACGATTGGAGGTGACTCCGATAGAGCTCCGGAGGTAGAATTGAACGCGGCTgctgcttctccttcttccagCATCACGGTTACAGAAGGAGATTATCTTCAGACGGGGAGGACACATAACGGATTCGTGTTGAATCTTGTTAGAGGAGAGAATCTGAGGATGAATCAGGATCTGGAAGATAGCGAAAACGAATGTGAAACTCCGGAGAGCGTGCAGCTCGAATCGCCGGAAAAGGATATTATTGACGGAAATAGCTCGGCGTCTGAAGACGGAGACACTAGTACTACTGCTCAGGCGAATCTAACCCACGAGTGA
- the LOC104712386 gene encoding uncharacterized protein LOC104712386 isoform X2, with the protein MGILYLNAMSTYVVVYDIPVFGSHHFSLSFWNSPLQTEAPRKKPKWVDDLHNRQPLNDMETVVLSINCASAVKIAYKKISTQPETSSRNFSISYLISSLTWRLLATIIGSLSSLFYSLIQLFCLLSSFPIFSWVHIASRRILKNTWINFRVRSSQILYWPIFLEENDMMSICCVEHAEKAALQRHSTWSAMAVDLILGNLIGLGLLFNTETVCSWIFKFTKEFTNDILRSGCVWLMGVPAGFKLNTELAGVLGMVSLNVIQIWSTLWVFMASFIFYLIRAIAILGITFGATVSAAFVIDFITFATLHIMALHWTITLVYSHQIQALAALWRLFRGRKLNPLRQRLDSYGYTVKQHVVGSLLFTPLLLLLPTTSVFYIFFTITSTTINSICMLIEFSISVIHATPYAEIMIWLVRRERFPSGVWFELEHCGEHILESSSNNASEDRSSTDSKNLLREHNIPEKKSSSLMVSNLRSNFLSLGQILLPHYRTIFSGISASSLTTSARGVLSGERMPSKLGLDLPPPRPWMHMPLRQYWILCRNSIISSTANGEFSD; encoded by the exons ATGGGGATCTTGTATCTCAATGCGATGTCCACGTAT GTTGTAGTCTATGACATTCCAGTGTTTGGTTCTCACCATTTCTCGTTAAGCTTTTGGAACTCTCCTCTTCAGACAGAAGCTCCTCGTAAGAAACCCAAGTGGGTTGATGATCTTCACAATAGGCAACCTCTGAATGATATG GAAACTGTGGTTCTGTCCATAAATTGCGCTTCAGCTGTCAAGATTGCCTATAAGAAGATCTCCACGCAGCCAGAGACTTCTTCTCGGAACTTTTCCATTAGTTACCT GATATCTTCTTTGACATGGCGATTACTCGCCACAATTATAGGCTCTTTATCAAGTCTTTTTTATAGCCTTATCCAATTATTCTGTTTACTTTCAAGTTTTCCGATTTTCTCATGGGTACATATCGCATCAAGGAGGATACTCAAGAATACATGGATCAACTTCAGAGTACGCAGTTCTCAGATCTTATATTGGCCAATCTTCCTTGAGGAGAATGACATGAT GTCCATATGCTGTGTGGAACATGCCGAGAAAGCTGCACTGCAAAGACATTCTACGTGGTCGGCCATGGCTGTTGATCTAATTTTGGGGAACTTGATTGGTCTAGGTCTATTGTTTAACACCGAAACTGTCTGCTCATGGATATTCAAGTTTACAAAGGAGTTCACAAATGATATTTTGCGGTCTGGTTGTGTGTGGTTGATGGGAGTTCCAGCGGGTTTTAAGTTAAACACAGAATTGGCTGGAGTTTTAGGGATGGTATCTCTTAATGTAATCCAGATATGGTCCACTCTCTGGGTATTCATGGCctctttcatcttttatttgATAAGAGCAATCGCCATCCTAGGAATTACTTTTGGTGCAACAGTATCTGCCGCATTTGTCATAGATTTCATTACTTTTGCAACACTTCATATAATGGCTCTTCATTGGACAATCACACTTGTGTACTCTCACCAAATTCAAGCTTTAGCAGCATTGTGGAGGCTTTTCAG AGGGCGAAAATTAAATCCTCTACGTCAAAGGTTGGACAGCTATGGTTACACTGTGAAGCAGCATGTGGTGGGATCTCTTCTGTTCACTCCTCTTCTGCTTCTGTTACCAACAACTTCAGTTTTCTACATCTTTTTCACCATTACAAGCACGACAATCAACTCCATATGTATGTTGATTGAATTCTCAATCTCTGTCATCCATGCAACACCATATGCAGAGATTATGATATGGCTTGTCAGACGTGAAAGATTTCCTTCTGGTGTTTGGTTTGAATTGGAACACTGTGGAGAGCATATCCTTGAGTCCTCCTCAAATAATGCTTCTGAAGACAGAAGCAGTACAGACTCCAAAAATCTACTGAGAGAACACAATATTCCTGAGAAGAAATCATCATCTCTAATGGTTTCCAATCTTCGCAGCAATTTCTTAAGCTTAG GACAGATACTTTTGCCTCATTATAGAACAATATTTTCAGGAATATCAGCTTCTTCTCTGACTACATCAGCTCGTGGAGTCCTCAGTGGGGAAAG aaTGCCATCAAAATTAGGGCTTGATCTGCCTCCTCCAAGGCCATGGATGCACATGCCATTGAGACAGTACTGGATCCTATGCCGTAACTCCATCATCTCATCTACGGCAAATGGTGAATTCTCCGATTGA
- the LOC104712386 gene encoding uncharacterized protein LOC104712386 isoform X1, with translation MKRKCRIWLPKQLSSADDLSHSLLFGWFVCHSSSCLDVVVAFISDESSLSNAGSKLQDVLHETNEKMPSTLRDKAAFTLLGRYDICLNVNGNSSKITKDKGVCSKAGAYGGPCRYSSLSCGCHKVDGLLEGFREESVSRHWIHLVRDSSEHRLMEFHSSSRLHHIHWNGDLVSQCDVHVVVYDIPVFGSHHFSLSFWNSPLQTEAPRKKPKWVDDLHNRQPLNDMETVVLSINCASAVKIAYKKISTQPETSSRNFSISYLISSLTWRLLATIIGSLSSLFYSLIQLFCLLSSFPIFSWVHIASRRILKNTWINFRVRSSQILYWPIFLEENDMMSICCVEHAEKAALQRHSTWSAMAVDLILGNLIGLGLLFNTETVCSWIFKFTKEFTNDILRSGCVWLMGVPAGFKLNTELAGVLGMVSLNVIQIWSTLWVFMASFIFYLIRAIAILGITFGATVSAAFVIDFITFATLHIMALHWTITLVYSHQIQALAALWRLFRGRKLNPLRQRLDSYGYTVKQHVVGSLLFTPLLLLLPTTSVFYIFFTITSTTINSICMLIEFSISVIHATPYAEIMIWLVRRERFPSGVWFELEHCGEHILESSSNNASEDRSSTDSKNLLREHNIPEKKSSSLMVSNLRSNFLSLGQILLPHYRTIFSGISASSLTTSARGVLSGERMPSKLGLDLPPPRPWMHMPLRQYWILCRNSIISSTANGEFSD, from the exons ATGAAGAGAAAATGTAGGATTTGGTTGCCTAAGCAGCTCTCATCAGCTGATGATTTGAGTCACAGTCTATTGTTTGGGTGGTTCGTATGTCATTCCTCGTCTTGTCTTGACGTAGTTGTGGCCTTTATCTCTGATGAAAGCTCCTTGTCCAATGCCGGATCTAAGCTCCAA GACGTACTCCATGAAACAAATGAGAAGATGCCTTCAACTTTACGGGATAAGGCAGCATTTACGCTCCTTGGTCGTTATGATATATGCCTTAATGTTAATGGAAACTCATCCAAGATTACAAAAGACAAAGGTGTGTGCAGTAAGGCAGGAGCTTATGGTGGTCCTTGCAGATATAGTAGCCTAAGCTGTGGTTGTCATAAGGTTGATGGCTTATTAGAGGGTTTTAGGGAAGAATCTGTGAGCAGACACTGGATTCATCTGGTGCGTGATTCTTCGGAGCATAGACTTATGGAATTCCATTCAAGTTCTAGACTGCATCATATACATTGGAATGGGGATCTTGTATCTCAATGCGATGTCCAC GTTGTAGTCTATGACATTCCAGTGTTTGGTTCTCACCATTTCTCGTTAAGCTTTTGGAACTCTCCTCTTCAGACAGAAGCTCCTCGTAAGAAACCCAAGTGGGTTGATGATCTTCACAATAGGCAACCTCTGAATGATATG GAAACTGTGGTTCTGTCCATAAATTGCGCTTCAGCTGTCAAGATTGCCTATAAGAAGATCTCCACGCAGCCAGAGACTTCTTCTCGGAACTTTTCCATTAGTTACCT GATATCTTCTTTGACATGGCGATTACTCGCCACAATTATAGGCTCTTTATCAAGTCTTTTTTATAGCCTTATCCAATTATTCTGTTTACTTTCAAGTTTTCCGATTTTCTCATGGGTACATATCGCATCAAGGAGGATACTCAAGAATACATGGATCAACTTCAGAGTACGCAGTTCTCAGATCTTATATTGGCCAATCTTCCTTGAGGAGAATGACATGAT GTCCATATGCTGTGTGGAACATGCCGAGAAAGCTGCACTGCAAAGACATTCTACGTGGTCGGCCATGGCTGTTGATCTAATTTTGGGGAACTTGATTGGTCTAGGTCTATTGTTTAACACCGAAACTGTCTGCTCATGGATATTCAAGTTTACAAAGGAGTTCACAAATGATATTTTGCGGTCTGGTTGTGTGTGGTTGATGGGAGTTCCAGCGGGTTTTAAGTTAAACACAGAATTGGCTGGAGTTTTAGGGATGGTATCTCTTAATGTAATCCAGATATGGTCCACTCTCTGGGTATTCATGGCctctttcatcttttatttgATAAGAGCAATCGCCATCCTAGGAATTACTTTTGGTGCAACAGTATCTGCCGCATTTGTCATAGATTTCATTACTTTTGCAACACTTCATATAATGGCTCTTCATTGGACAATCACACTTGTGTACTCTCACCAAATTCAAGCTTTAGCAGCATTGTGGAGGCTTTTCAG AGGGCGAAAATTAAATCCTCTACGTCAAAGGTTGGACAGCTATGGTTACACTGTGAAGCAGCATGTGGTGGGATCTCTTCTGTTCACTCCTCTTCTGCTTCTGTTACCAACAACTTCAGTTTTCTACATCTTTTTCACCATTACAAGCACGACAATCAACTCCATATGTATGTTGATTGAATTCTCAATCTCTGTCATCCATGCAACACCATATGCAGAGATTATGATATGGCTTGTCAGACGTGAAAGATTTCCTTCTGGTGTTTGGTTTGAATTGGAACACTGTGGAGAGCATATCCTTGAGTCCTCCTCAAATAATGCTTCTGAAGACAGAAGCAGTACAGACTCCAAAAATCTACTGAGAGAACACAATATTCCTGAGAAGAAATCATCATCTCTAATGGTTTCCAATCTTCGCAGCAATTTCTTAAGCTTAG GACAGATACTTTTGCCTCATTATAGAACAATATTTTCAGGAATATCAGCTTCTTCTCTGACTACATCAGCTCGTGGAGTCCTCAGTGGGGAAAG aaTGCCATCAAAATTAGGGCTTGATCTGCCTCCTCCAAGGCCATGGATGCACATGCCATTGAGACAGTACTGGATCCTATGCCGTAACTCCATCATCTCATCTACGGCAAATGGTGAATTCTCCGATTGA
- the LOC104712382 gene encoding regulatory protein NPR6 — MSSTFEESLKSMSLDYLNLLINGQAFSDVTFSVEGRLVHAHRCILAARSLFFRKFFCESDASQTGAEPANQTGSGARAAAVGGVIPVNSVGYEVFLLLLQFLYSGQVSIVPHKHEPRSNCGDRGCWHTHCTAAVDLSLDILAAARYFGVEQLALLTQKHLTSMVEKASVEDVMKVLIASRKQDMHQLWTTCSYLIAKSGLPQEILAKHLPVELVAKVEELRLKSSMPLRSLMPHHHDLTSAIDLEDHKIRRMRRALDSSDVELVKLMVMGEGLNLDESLALIYAVENCSREVVKALLELGAADVNYPTGPTGKTALHIAAEMVSPDMVAVLLDHHADPNVQTVDGITPLDILRTLTSDFLFKGAIPGLTHIEPNKLRLCLELVQSAALVISREDGNNNSNDNNSVIYPRMKDEHTSGSSLDSRLVYLNLGATTRDLGDDNSNQREGMSLHHNHHDPSTMYHHHHHHHF, encoded by the exons ATGAGCAGTACTTTCGAAGAATCTCTGAAATCTATGTCGTTGGATTACCTTAACCTCTTAATCAACGGTCAAGCTTTCTCCGATGTAACCTTCAGCGTTGAAGGCCGTCTAGTACACGCTCACCGTTGCATCCTCGCTGCTCGTAGCCTCTTCTTCCGCAAATTCTTCTGCGAATCTGATGCTTCACAGACGGGAGCCGAACCGGCTAACCAAACTGGGTCAGGAGCCAGAGCAGCCGCAGTGGGAGGAGTTATTCCGGTTAACTCGGTCGGTTACGAAGTTTTCTTACTTCTACTTCAGTTCTTATACAGTGGTCAAGTCTCAATCGTACCGCATAAGCACGAGCCAAGATCGAATTGTGGAGATAGAGGATGTTGGCACACGCATTGCACTGCTGCCGTCGATCTCTCCTTAGATATCTTGGCAGCCGCTCGTTATTTTGGCGTCGAGCAGCTTGCGTTGCTTACTCAG aAACATTTGACGAGTATGGTGGAGAAAGCATCCGTTGAAGATGTGATGAAAGTGCTAATAGCTTCAAGAAAGCAAGACATGCATCAGTTATGGACCACTTGCTCTTACCTAATCGCCAAATCCGGTCTTCCACAAGAGATTTTAGCCAAACATCTCCCAGTGGAACTCGTAGCCAAGGTTGAGGAGCTTCGTCTCAAATCTTCAATGCCTCTCCGTTCCCTAATGCCTCACCACCATGACCTAACCTCGGCTATAGATCTTGAAGACCATAAGATCAGGAGGATGAGACGTGCATTAGACTCCTCAGATGTCGAGCTTGTGAAGCTTATGGTCATGGGAGAAGGACTCAATCTTGACGAGTCCCTAGCTTTGATTTACGCGGTTGAGAATTGTAGTAGAGAGGTTGTGAAAGCACTTCTTGAGCTTGGAGCAGCCGATGTGAACTATCCGACAGGTCCTACAGGGAAAACCGCTCTTCACATCGCGGCAGAAATGGTCTCTCCGGACATGGTGGCCGTCTTACTCGACCATCACGCCGACCCAAACGTCCAGACAGTGGATGGAATCACTCCTCTCGACATCCTTAGAACCCTAACGTcagattttttgtttaaagggGCAATTCCTGGACTGACTCATATTGAGCCCAATAAGCTCAGGCTTTGTCTCGAGCTGGTCCAGTCTGCGGCATTGGTTATATCACGGGAAGACGGGAACAATAACAGTAACGATAACAACTCAGTGATCTACCCTAGGATGAAAGACGAACACACGAGCGGAAGTAGTTTGGATTCAAGATTGGTTTATCTGAATCTTGGAGCTACAACTCGTGATCTTGGGGATGACAATAGCAATCAAAGGGAAGGAATGAGTCTGCATCACAATCATCATGACCCGTCAACGatgtatcatcatcaccaccaccatcatttCTAG
- the LOC104712384 gene encoding H/ACA ribonucleoprotein complex subunit 4-like codes for MADVEISRSEKKKKHTKKEENDADTEDYMIKPQSFTPSIDTSKWPILLKNYDQLNVRTGHYTPISAGYSPLKRPLQEYIRYGVINLDKPANPSSHEVVAWIKRILRVEKTGHSGTLDPKVTGNLIVCIDRATRLVKSQQGAGKEYVCVARLHSAVPDVAKVARALESLTGAVFQRPPLISAVKRQLRIRTIYESKLLEYDADRHLVVFWVSCEAGTYIRTMCVHLGLLLGVGGHMQELRRVRSGILGENDNMVTMHDVMDAQYVYDNTRDESYLRRVIMPLEVILTSYKRLVVKDSAVNAICYGAKLMIPGLLRFENDIDVGTEVVLMTTKGEAIAVGIAEMTTSVMATCDHGVVAKIKRVVMDRDTYPRKWGLGPRASMKKKLIADGKLDKHGKPNEKTPVEWSRNVVLPTGGDAMIAAGAAAPDTAAVEKKVEAENGEARKRKHDDSSDSPAPVSTKKSKTKEVEGDEAEEKVKSSKKKKKKDKGEEEEEEEEAGSAKKEKKKKKKDKKEEDEEELASPKSEKSEKKKKKKSKETEEAAVEDDSSAEKSEKKKKKKDKKKKKSKDSEDDEE; via the coding sequence ATGGCGGATGTCGAAATCTCACgctcggagaagaagaagaagcacaccAAGAAGGAGGAGAACGATGCAGACACCGAAGACTACATGATCAAGCCACAGAGCTTCACACCATCCATCGACACTTCAAAGTGGCCCATCCTCCTCAAGAACTACGACCAGCTCAACGTCCGTACCGGTCACTACACTCCAATCAGCGCCGGTTACTCCCCTCTCAAACGTCCTCTCCAGGAGTATATCAGGTACGGTGTCATCAATCTCGATAAGCCCGCGAACCCTTCTTCTCACGAGGTCGTTGCTTGGATTAAACGTATCCTCCGTGTTGAGAAGACTGGTCACAGTGGAACTCTTGACCCTAAAGTCACGGGAAATCTCATTGTCTGCATCGACCGAGCTACACGGCTCGTGAAGTCGCAGCAAGGTGCGGGTAAAGAGTACGTTTGTGTTGCTCGGCTTCACTCTGCTGTCCCTGATGTTGCTAAAGTGGCTAGAGCTCTTGAATCGCTCACTGGAGCTGTGTTTCAGAGGCCTCCTTTGATCTCTGCTGTTAAAAGACAGCTTAGGATCAGGACAATCTATGAAAGCAAGTTGCTTGAGTATGATGCTGATAGGCATTTGGTTGTATTCTGGGTGTCTTGTGAGGCGGGTACTTACATTAGGACTATGTGTGTTCATTTGGGTTTGCTTCTTGGGGTTGGTGGTCATATGCAGGAGCTTAGGAGGGTTAGGTCTGGTATCTTGGGTGAGAATGATAACATGGTTACAATGCATGATGTGATGGATGCACAATATGTCTATGACAATACTAGGGATGAGTCTTATCTTAGGAGGGTGATTATGCCTCTTGAGGTGATATTGACGAGTTACAAGAGACTCGTTGTCAAGGATTCTGCTGTGAATGCAATCTGTTATGGTGCTAAGTTGATGATTCCTGGGTTGTTGAGATTCGAGAATGATATTGATGTTGGTACTGAAGTCGTTCTTATGACGACCAAGGGTGAGGCTATTGCTGTTGGGATTGCTGAGATGACAACATCTGTGATGGCTACTTGTGATCACGGTGTGGTGGCTAAGATTAAGCGGGTGGTGATGGATAGAGACACTTACCCGAGGAAATGGGGTTTGGGACCGAGGGcttcgatgaagaagaagcttattGCTGATGGTAAGTTGGACAAGCATGGGAAGCCAAATGAGAAAACACCAGTTGAGTGGAGCAGGAACGTGGTTCTGCCTACTGGTGGAGATGCTATGATTGCTGCTGGTGCTGCTGCTCCTGATACTGCAGCTGTGGAGAAAAAGGTTGAGGCTGAGAATGGAGAAGCACGCAAGCGTAAGCATGATGATAGCAGTGATAGCCCTGCTCCTGTTTCAACCAAGAAATCTAAAACCAAAGAAGTTGAAGGAGACGAGGCTGAAGAGAAGGTGAAgtcttcaaagaagaagaagaagaaggataagggagaggaggaagaagaagaagaagaagctgggtctgcgaagaaggaaaagaagaagaagaagaaagataagaaggaagaggatgaagaagagttaGCTTCACCAAAGTCGGAAAagtctgagaagaagaagaaaaagaagagcaaAGAGACAGAGGAAGCTGCTGTTGAAGATGATTCTTCTGCAGAGAAgagtgagaagaaaaagaaaaagaaggataagaagaagaagaagagcaaagacAGTGAGGATGATGAGGAATGA